Proteins encoded together in one Chitinophaga sp. LS1 window:
- a CDS encoding integrase core domain-containing protein gives MKFSMDGVGRATDNICIERFWRSIKYENIYLNAYDSTLELYKGIHRYVEFYNWERKHQSLGYVTPADVYGAADKLSTYSQQFTKRKKVTKKEKVYNSSNRFDSLINNPPIAV, from the coding sequence ATCAAATTCAGCATGGACGGTGTTGGAAGAGCTACAGATAATATTTGTATTGAAAGGTTTTGGCGTAGCATCAAATACGAGAACATCTATCTCAATGCTTACGACAGCACGCTGGAATTATACAAAGGAATTCACAGGTATGTGGAATTCTATAATTGGGAACGAAAACATCAAAGCCTTGGATATGTTACTCCTGCTGATGTTTATGGCGCTGCTGATAAGTTATCCACATATTCACAGCAATTCACAAAGAGAAAAAAAGTAACAAAAAAAGAGAAAGTTTATAATAGTAGTAATAGATTTGATTCTTTAATTAATAACCCACCTATTGCTGTCTAA
- a CDS encoding LamG domain-containing protein, with translation MKYLFNTCISGRYLYMSIYTMAPAVDGATIDFAISKHLVADLQAILPLRQWTHVVLQGQGLNSGDLAVYVNGVLCPLSAGAPAGGCGWTLTNTVSGVIYPENLSTLKHFRLYNRLLSGAEIAANAAVLCLGLSPAYDSVLNGALSYWGRYNLPTGGAAGSTVEMQFTSVYPSHTLATSYGYQSLNGITQQRTPDAGVSSYYGGLRV, from the coding sequence TTGAAATACCTGTTTAATACCTGTATCAGTGGTCGTTATTTGTATATGTCCATTTATACGATGGCACCGGCGGTGGATGGTGCGACTATAGATTTTGCTATATCAAAGCATTTGGTGGCAGATCTGCAGGCGATATTACCGTTACGGCAGTGGACCCATGTGGTATTGCAGGGTCAGGGGTTGAACAGTGGAGACCTGGCGGTGTATGTGAATGGGGTATTGTGTCCATTGAGTGCAGGGGCCCCGGCAGGTGGTTGTGGGTGGACGTTGACGAATACAGTGTCGGGGGTTATCTATCCTGAGAATTTGAGTACGCTAAAACATTTTCGGTTATACAACAGGCTATTGTCGGGGGCGGAGATAGCGGCGAATGCGGCGGTACTTTGTCTGGGGTTAAGTCCGGCGTATGATTCAGTGTTGAATGGAGCATTGAGTTATTGGGGGCGGTATAATCTACCTACTGGTGGAGCAGCGGGGAGTACGGTGGAGATGCAGTTTACATCTGTGTATCCTTCCCATACGCTGGCGACGTCATATGGTTATCAGTCGTTGAATGGAATAACGCAACAGCGTACGCCGGATGCGGGGGTAAGTAGCTACTATGGTGGTCTAAGGGTATAG
- a CDS encoding transposase, with the protein MTLSNTMTVDFCLEALQKAVSIYGTPEILNTDQGSQFTSEEFTSAVLNAEIKFSMDGVGRATDNICIERFWRSIKYENIYLNAYDSTLELYKGIHRYVEFYNWERKHQSLGYVTPADVYGAADKLSTYSQQFTKRKKVTKKEKVYNSSNRFDSLINNPPIAV; encoded by the coding sequence CTGACGCTAAGTAATACCATGACTGTTGATTTCTGCCTGGAAGCCCTTCAAAAGGCCGTTTCCATCTATGGCACTCCTGAGATCCTAAACACAGATCAGGGAAGCCAGTTTACCAGTGAGGAATTCACCTCAGCGGTATTAAATGCTGAGATCAAATTCAGCATGGACGGTGTTGGAAGAGCTACAGATAATATTTGTATTGAAAGGTTTTGGCGTAGCATCAAATACGAGAACATCTATCTCAATGCTTACGACAGCACGCTGGAATTATACAAAGGAATTCACAGGTATGTGGAATTCTATAATTGGGAACGAAAACATCAAAGCCTTGGATATGTTACTCCTGCTGATGTTTATGGCGCTGCTGATAAGTTATCCACATATTCACAGCAATTCACAAAGAGAAAAAAAGTAACAAAAAAAGAGAAAGTTTATAATAGTAGTAATAGATTTGATTCTTTAATTAATAACCCACCTATTGCTGTCTAA
- a CDS encoding DUF6843 domain-containing protein, translated as MRQLRTLILFFLLSSCRTEKEMHIIPRGYVGWVVIAFKQKVGVNIALKNGFRVYEIPENGVLKVKEDSNDGVFEESDILFLQCKGDNSYDTLKFFTGWITENRFKKQRIELEPSKVIVQAPGVLGGEAVNNSGGYFYFVGQIKDSMFAEKSYEAFLIKANNIIK; from the coding sequence ATGCGACAATTGCGTACCTTAATTTTATTTTTTCTATTAAGTTCCTGCCGTACGGAAAAAGAAATGCATATCATTCCGCGTGGATATGTTGGTTGGGTTGTTATCGCTTTTAAACAAAAGGTTGGCGTAAATATTGCACTAAAAAATGGATTTAGAGTGTATGAAATACCTGAGAACGGAGTTTTAAAGGTGAAAGAAGACTCAAATGATGGTGTATTTGAAGAGTCAGATATATTGTTTCTTCAATGTAAAGGAGATAATTCTTATGACACTTTGAAGTTTTTTACAGGGTGGATAACGGAAAACAGGTTTAAGAAACAACGTATTGAATTGGAGCCATCTAAAGTAATAGTTCAGGCTCCAGGTGTATTGGGGGGTGAGGCAGTAAACAACTCAGGAGGGTACTTTTATTTTGTTGGCCAAATCAAAGATTCTATGTTCGCCGAGAAAAGCTATGAAGCATTCCTGATTAAAGCAAATAATATAATCAAATAG
- a CDS encoding radical SAM protein, which translates to MLKQSPYILYSDGQGNIFEDTTMLTTGRSGWDAWPIELDEWIELPEGGSLYELPGRRGIGLNAETGEMQLCDKGWAVAAFIPPAHTGFYIAAYETMPDAPTLPLFCYTAVGWLDGKFYVPAVRIEDDIRQECGGFDEKKVKQGVKDLIQAYPHNRLVKHLADNCALTYHCPAARNYFMGRWECPIPSSPACNANCIGCISFQPEEETIVSTQDRLRFKPTAEEIVEFTVPHLETAPFPIVSFGQGCEGEPLLMWETIRESIIEMRKHTSKGSININTNGSKPDAVRELCKVGLNSIRVSLNSAQEKYYTPYYRPNNYQFEDIVESLKVVNEFNGWTSINYFVFPGMTDSEDEYEALRKLIRDTNLKMIQWRNFNIDPDWYLGRLGITDPGQCLGVKQLQDLIHEEFPHLKYGYFNPPMERITGDYTQDFAHF; encoded by the coding sequence TGCATGGCCTATAGAACTGGACGAATGGATAGAACTGCCGGAAGGCGGGTCATTGTATGAATTGCCTGGTCGCCGTGGAATTGGATTGAATGCCGAAACCGGCGAGATGCAGTTGTGCGATAAAGGATGGGCGGTAGCTGCCTTTATTCCCCCTGCGCATACAGGATTTTATATAGCGGCATATGAGACCATGCCGGATGCTCCTACCCTGCCATTGTTCTGCTATACAGCAGTAGGTTGGCTGGATGGGAAGTTTTATGTACCGGCAGTGAGAATTGAAGATGATATCAGACAGGAATGTGGTGGTTTTGATGAGAAGAAAGTAAAGCAGGGAGTAAAAGACCTGATCCAGGCATATCCGCATAACAGACTGGTAAAACACCTGGCTGATAATTGTGCGCTGACGTATCATTGTCCTGCGGCGCGTAATTATTTTATGGGTCGTTGGGAATGTCCGATTCCTTCATCACCGGCTTGCAATGCCAATTGTATTGGTTGTATTTCGTTCCAGCCGGAAGAGGAAACGATTGTTTCTACACAGGATCGTTTGCGGTTTAAGCCGACAGCGGAAGAGATTGTAGAATTCACCGTACCGCACCTGGAAACAGCGCCTTTCCCGATCGTGTCTTTCGGACAGGGTTGTGAAGGAGAGCCGTTGCTGATGTGGGAGACGATCCGTGAGTCGATCATTGAGATGAGGAAACATACTTCGAAGGGTAGTATCAATATCAATACGAATGGTAGTAAGCCGGATGCAGTGAGAGAGTTGTGTAAGGTGGGGTTGAATAGTATTCGTGTGAGTTTGAATTCTGCGCAGGAGAAGTATTATACGCCTTATTACAGACCAAATAATTATCAGTTCGAAGATATCGTGGAGAGTTTGAAAGTGGTGAACGAGTTTAATGGATGGACTTCAATTAACTACTTTGTGTTTCCAGGAATGACGGATAGTGAGGATGAATATGAGGCGCTGCGGAAGCTGATCAGGGATACGAATCTGAAGATGATACAGTGGAGGAATTTCAATATTGATCCGGATTGGTATCTCGGAAGATTAGGAATTACCGACCCAGGTCAGTGTTTGGGTGTGAAGCAATTGCAGGATTTGATACATGAAGAGTTCCCGCATTTGAAGTATGGGTATTTTAACCCGCCGATGGAGAGGATAACGGGAGATTACACGCAGGATTTTGCACATTTTTAG
- a CDS encoding transposase, which translates to MRPKYTLLTDSQWQSIEKLLTDKRKRKYCLRKIFNAILWICRTGCQWRNLSSEFPYWQIVYYYFNKWKKNGFFEKVMSKVVRKERMMQGRNYAPSAAAIDSQSIKKSIYKY; encoded by the coding sequence ATGAGACCGAAGTACACATTATTGACCGATTCGCAATGGCAAAGTATAGAAAAATTATTAACAGACAAAAGAAAGCGTAAATATTGTCTTCGAAAGATATTTAATGCTATTCTATGGATCTGCAGAACGGGTTGTCAATGGCGCAATTTAAGCAGCGAATTCCCTTACTGGCAGATTGTTTACTATTATTTTAACAAGTGGAAGAAAAATGGATTCTTTGAAAAGGTTATGAGTAAGGTTGTAAGAAAAGAACGAATGATGCAGGGCCGAAATTATGCACCTTCTGCAGCAGCGATTGATAGCCAGAGTATAAAAAAGTCCATTTATAAATATTGA
- the istA gene encoding IS21 family transposase, whose protein sequence is MMNAYLKKIMMYQSIKELHEQGFSIAKISSTIGINWRTVKSYLSMTLEEYNLFIEKRAQRQRGLSVYESFVREKLEKYQDTSSAQMHDWLKENFPEFPKTAIRTMFDFVMWVRRKYNLPYIKPLREYEMLEESPYGKQAQADFGEYNLRNGTGKRVKIYFIAIQLSRSRYKYIWFIGRPFTTELAIMGHEQAFSFFKGIPEQLVYDQDKVFIADENIGDILLTDAFRAYTRERPFELHFCRKSDPESKGKIESVVKYVKRNFLYNRCFIDIENLNEEALQWLNRTGNNMPHGTTKLLPNEEWLKEQPYLSALPEFIQTTSPEIYMVRKDNTISYKSNFYSLPLGTFKGKGTAVVVGVDMHIYLIISNLQGDILCKHMIAVGKGQKVLNTDHRRDKTVKIDKLINEVCGFLEDDANRGRQFLETIREVKPRYIRDQVLLFRDTIDISDKVSVGEALTYCLNNNIQSANDFKSIVEQQLKVRRATSILNYQSIQMNPLNGELPPVALAEPAKSSIEDYIDLFSKQS, encoded by the coding sequence ATGATGAATGCTTATTTAAAGAAAATTATGATGTATCAGAGTATTAAAGAACTACACGAACAAGGCTTTTCAATAGCCAAAATTAGCAGTACTATTGGTATTAACTGGCGGACGGTAAAGTCTTATCTGTCCATGACCCTGGAAGAATACAACCTGTTTATAGAGAAAAGAGCACAACGTCAAAGAGGATTGTCTGTTTACGAATCTTTTGTTAGGGAAAAGCTGGAGAAATACCAGGATACATCATCCGCTCAAATGCATGACTGGCTCAAAGAGAACTTCCCTGAGTTTCCTAAGACAGCCATTAGGACCATGTTTGATTTTGTAATGTGGGTACGTCGCAAATATAATCTGCCTTATATCAAACCGCTTAGAGAATATGAAATGTTGGAAGAGTCTCCTTATGGGAAGCAGGCCCAGGCTGACTTTGGAGAATATAATCTCCGCAATGGAACTGGTAAAAGGGTAAAGATATATTTTATCGCCATTCAACTATCCCGATCCCGTTATAAATATATCTGGTTTATTGGTAGGCCTTTCACGACTGAATTGGCTATTATGGGCCATGAACAGGCATTTTCCTTCTTTAAGGGCATCCCGGAACAACTAGTCTACGATCAGGATAAGGTCTTCATAGCAGATGAAAACATAGGAGATATCCTTCTTACAGATGCATTCCGGGCATATACCAGAGAAAGACCTTTTGAGCTACATTTCTGTCGAAAATCCGACCCGGAAAGTAAGGGGAAAATTGAAAGCGTTGTCAAATACGTTAAAAGAAATTTTCTGTATAACAGATGCTTTATCGATATAGAAAATTTAAATGAAGAGGCTTTACAGTGGCTAAACCGCACAGGAAACAATATGCCTCATGGAACAACAAAGTTACTTCCTAATGAAGAATGGCTGAAAGAACAACCATACCTGAGCGCTTTACCAGAGTTTATACAAACTACCAGTCCTGAAATTTACATGGTCCGTAAGGATAACACCATCTCTTATAAAAGTAATTTTTATTCGTTACCACTGGGTACTTTTAAAGGAAAAGGAACTGCCGTAGTAGTGGGTGTTGATATGCATATTTACCTGATTATATCCAACTTACAGGGGGATATATTATGCAAACATATGATCGCTGTTGGCAAAGGACAGAAAGTACTAAATACTGACCACAGAAGAGATAAAACCGTTAAGATTGACAAGTTGATTAATGAAGTCTGCGGTTTTTTGGAAGACGATGCAAATCGGGGTAGACAATTTTTAGAGACCATACGAGAAGTGAAACCACGTTATATAAGAGACCAGGTGCTGTTGTTCAGGGACACTATTGATATTTCGGACAAAGTGAGTGTTGGCGAAGCATTGACATATTGTTTGAACAATAATATTCAAAGTGCCAACGACTTCAAATCTATCGTAGAACAGCAGTTGAAAGTAAGAAGAGCAACATCCATCCTTAATTATCAGTCTATCCAGATGAATCCATTAAATGGAGAATTACCCCCTGTAGCTTTAGCAGAACCTGCTAAAAGTTCAATCGAAGATTACATAGATCTTTTTAGCAAACAATCTTGA
- a CDS encoding fasciclin domain-containing protein, with protein sequence MKKLALFAMIAFATIITSTSQAQEKTVMVGGAAMYPSKNIIENAVNSKDHTTLVAAVKAAGLVQTLQGAGPFTVFAPTNKAFDKLPKGTVETLLKPENKSMLQGVLTYHVVAGNLDSKAIAELIKKGNGKAELTTVQGGKLWLWMEGGKLMIKDEKGDVAKVTIKDVHQSNGVIHVVDQVLMHK encoded by the coding sequence ATGAAAAAACTGGCACTGTTTGCAATGATCGCCTTTGCAACAATCATTACATCTACATCTCAGGCGCAGGAGAAAACAGTTATGGTAGGAGGTGCTGCCATGTATCCTTCTAAAAATATCATCGAAAATGCTGTTAATTCAAAAGATCATACTACGCTGGTCGCCGCTGTAAAAGCTGCTGGTCTTGTACAAACACTGCAGGGTGCAGGTCCTTTCACCGTTTTCGCACCTACTAATAAGGCTTTTGACAAATTGCCAAAAGGTACTGTCGAAACATTGCTTAAACCAGAAAACAAATCCATGCTGCAGGGGGTACTCACTTACCATGTTGTAGCCGGAAATCTGGATAGTAAAGCGATTGCAGAGCTGATTAAAAAAGGGAATGGCAAAGCTGAATTAACAACCGTGCAGGGTGGAAAATTATGGCTCTGGATGGAAGGTGGTAAACTGATGATCAAAGATGAAAAAGGTGATGTGGCAAAAGTAACGATTAAGGATGTTCATCAGAGCAATGGAGTGATTCATGTGGTTGATCAGGTATTGATGCACAAATAA
- a CDS encoding DDE-type integrase/transposase/recombinase, which produces MGRTGRMAIVSKDDTELSIVRQCQLLEVSRSSHYHEPKGESKQNLELMAQIDRLHLEHPYFGAVRMAKHLSTDDLVVNVKRIRRLMRKMDISAIYPVPNTSEAYKYHQKYPYLLKGLNIDRNNQVWSMDITYIPMAKGFMYLCAIIDWHSRYLLSWTLSNTMTVDFCLEALQKAVSIYGTPEILNTDQGSQF; this is translated from the coding sequence ATGGGAAGAACTGGAAGGATGGCTATAGTAAGCAAGGATGATACGGAGCTTAGCATTGTACGTCAATGTCAATTGCTTGAAGTATCCCGTAGCAGTCATTATCATGAGCCTAAAGGAGAGAGCAAACAAAATCTGGAGCTGATGGCTCAGATTGATCGTCTCCACCTTGAACATCCTTATTTCGGGGCTGTTCGGATGGCCAAACATTTGAGTACAGATGATCTGGTTGTCAATGTGAAGCGGATTAGGCGCCTGATGCGAAAAATGGATATTTCGGCCATATATCCGGTTCCCAATACGAGCGAGGCATATAAATACCACCAAAAGTATCCATACCTGCTAAAGGGGCTTAATATTGACAGGAACAACCAGGTTTGGAGCATGGATATCACTTACATTCCGATGGCGAAAGGTTTTATGTATCTGTGTGCGATTATAGACTGGCATAGCCGGTATTTGCTATCCTGGACGCTAAGTAATACCATGACTGTTGATTTCTGCCTGGAAGCCCTTCAAAAGGCCGTTTCCATCTATGGCACTCCTGAGATCCTAAACACAGATCAGGGAAGCCAGTTTTAG
- a CDS encoding ATP-binding protein, with protein MNKYPIGLQDFRKIRKEGFIYIDKTQPIYNLIDSGNYYFLSRPRRFGKSLLLSTIKEIFNGNKELFEGLWIHDKWNWEQKHPVIHLRYSQIDYKGLGLVEAISKELDFLASEFGIQLSEESIALKFRELIRKVAKNGRVVILIDEYDKPITDYLEDLEQVEKHRAVFKSFYSVLKDADEYIRLLLITGVSRFPKVSIFSDLNNLNDITIHRNYATIVGITQQELEKAFAEEIADIQTQQPDLLSKLKLWYNGYAWHQDADRVYNPFSVLKYMDGRDFRNYWFQTGTPTWLVNLMKHNREFNLENIEIGENALSNFNVENIATVPVLFQTGYLTIKNYNDTFYELKYPNKEVEDSLNDALLSAYRNVYPGHDSMAVTNDLGKALKNNDIPRMIKALDVLLSTIPYDHWKAESESIFHIIVHLSFKRLGLDVRSEVHSATGRCDVLVFTDQYIFAVELKLNGNAQGAIDQIVEKGYLRSYELDPRKKIAVGINFSAEKRAVSEFLVKELK; from the coding sequence ATGAATAAGTATCCAATAGGCTTACAGGATTTTAGAAAAATAAGAAAGGAGGGGTTTATATATATAGATAAAACTCAACCAATCTATAATCTGATAGATTCAGGAAATTATTATTTCCTGAGTCGTCCAAGGCGTTTTGGAAAATCACTATTACTATCTACTATTAAGGAGATCTTCAATGGGAACAAAGAGCTTTTTGAAGGCCTGTGGATACATGATAAATGGAATTGGGAACAAAAGCATCCTGTAATACATCTCAGGTATAGTCAGATTGATTATAAGGGACTCGGGTTGGTAGAAGCGATTAGTAAAGAGCTCGACTTTTTAGCATCAGAATTTGGCATTCAGTTAAGTGAAGAAAGTATTGCATTGAAATTCAGGGAACTGATCAGGAAAGTCGCTAAGAATGGCCGGGTGGTGATCCTGATTGATGAATATGATAAACCCATTACAGACTATCTGGAAGATCTGGAACAAGTGGAGAAGCACAGGGCCGTGTTTAAAAGTTTTTATTCTGTATTAAAAGACGCCGACGAATATATCCGTTTGTTACTTATCACAGGGGTAAGCCGTTTTCCAAAGGTGAGTATTTTCTCTGATTTAAATAATCTTAATGATATTACGATCCATCGTAACTATGCCACTATTGTTGGTATTACTCAGCAGGAACTTGAGAAAGCCTTTGCAGAAGAGATAGCTGATATACAGACACAGCAGCCTGATTTATTAAGCAAATTAAAGCTATGGTACAATGGATATGCCTGGCATCAGGATGCTGATCGGGTTTATAATCCTTTTTCGGTTTTGAAATATATGGATGGCCGTGATTTTAGAAATTACTGGTTTCAAACGGGGACACCTACCTGGTTAGTAAACTTAATGAAGCATAATAGAGAGTTTAACCTTGAAAATATTGAAATTGGGGAAAATGCATTGAGCAATTTTAATGTTGAAAATATTGCTACTGTACCTGTTTTGTTCCAGACAGGTTATCTGACTATTAAAAATTATAATGACACATTTTATGAGTTAAAATATCCCAATAAGGAAGTCGAGGATAGTTTAAATGATGCTTTACTGAGCGCTTACAGAAATGTATATCCTGGTCATGACTCGATGGCGGTTACAAATGATTTGGGCAAAGCATTGAAGAATAATGATATCCCCCGAATGATAAAAGCACTCGATGTACTTTTATCCACCATCCCATATGATCATTGGAAAGCAGAAAGCGAATCTATTTTTCACATCATTGTTCATCTCTCCTTTAAACGCTTAGGTCTTGATGTCCGTAGCGAAGTACATAGCGCTACCGGAAGGTGCGATGTACTGGTTTTTACCGATCAATATATTTTTGCTGTAGAACTGAAGCTGAATGGCAATGCACAGGGTGCAATTGATCAGATTGTAGAGAAGGGATATCTTCGTTCTTACGAGTTGGATCCAAGAAAGAAAATAGCTGTCGGTATTAATTTCTCAGCTGAGAAAAGAGCCGTATCAGAATTTCTTGTTAAAGAATTAAAATAA
- a CDS encoding transposase: MNKGRRKFNAAFKAKVAVEALKEQLTLAELAEKYDLHPTQITEWKKQLLSGSEQVFDQGKKADSEATDHQEEKDELYKQIGQLKVENDWLKKKSEQVYGKNWKDGYSKQG; the protein is encoded by the coding sequence ATGAACAAGGGAAGAAGAAAGTTCAATGCAGCATTTAAAGCGAAGGTAGCAGTAGAAGCCTTAAAAGAACAACTCACACTTGCAGAGCTGGCTGAGAAGTATGATTTACATCCCACTCAGATAACGGAGTGGAAGAAACAGCTGTTATCAGGCTCTGAACAGGTATTTGATCAGGGTAAGAAAGCTGATTCTGAAGCAACAGATCACCAGGAAGAAAAGGATGAACTATATAAGCAAATCGGTCAACTCAAGGTAGAGAATGACTGGTTGAAAAAAAAATCTGAACAGGTCTATGGGAAGAACTGGAAGGATGGCTATAGTAAGCAAGGATGA
- the istB gene encoding IS21-like element helper ATPase IstB: MEKKQTIKQYCHQFRLGGIYNQIDQLVSAAEAAGIGYLEYTVNLLKTEAVHRDYNDTQKRLKTAQLPRSSDLNLFQCKNDSGLSKARLNQLRELNWLDQVYNILLTGPSGTGKSMLAAGLCADAVQKGYKAYFRDMEGLINMFKMKDFSASAKIEYKRLSKAHLIVIDDLMSFPIEKNHAVSFFNFFNSTYEKTAFIITTNKNPAEWATMLNDEVLATALLDRLLFQCEVINLTGKSFRLENRKTIFELTNK, from the coding sequence ATGGAAAAGAAACAAACAATTAAACAGTATTGCCACCAGTTTAGGTTGGGCGGGATTTATAACCAAATCGATCAACTGGTATCAGCTGCGGAAGCAGCTGGTATTGGTTATCTGGAATACACCGTTAACCTGTTAAAAACCGAAGCGGTACACCGCGATTATAATGATACTCAAAAACGTCTTAAAACAGCACAATTACCCCGATCCAGCGACTTAAACCTGTTCCAGTGCAAGAATGATAGCGGATTGTCTAAGGCTCGCTTAAATCAGCTTAGAGAGCTTAACTGGCTTGATCAGGTTTATAATATTCTTCTTACGGGGCCCTCTGGAACGGGTAAATCCATGCTGGCCGCAGGTCTTTGTGCAGATGCGGTGCAAAAGGGATACAAAGCCTACTTCAGGGATATGGAGGGACTTATCAACATGTTCAAAATGAAAGATTTTTCTGCTTCCGCTAAGATTGAATATAAGAGATTATCCAAAGCCCATTTAATCGTTATAGATGACCTGATGTCGTTTCCTATTGAAAAAAATCATGCTGTCTCATTTTTTAATTTTTTCAACAGTACCTATGAAAAAACAGCCTTTATCATCACTACCAATAAGAACCCCGCAGAATGGGCTACTATGCTCAATGATGAGGTACTGGCAACCGCCTTACTGGACAGATTATTATTCCAGTGTGAAGTAATAAATCTAACAGGAAAAAGCTTCAGACTGGAAAATAGGAAAACAATTTTTGAGCTTACAAACAAATAA
- a CDS encoding IS3 family transposase, which translates to MGRTGRMAIVSKDDTELSIVRQCQLLEVSRSSHYHEPKGESKQNLELMAQIDRLHLEHPYFGAVRMAKHLSTDDLVVNVKRIRRLMRKMDISAIYPVPNTSEAYKYHQNVIGR; encoded by the coding sequence ATGGGAAGAACTGGAAGGATGGCTATAGTAAGCAAGGATGATACGGAGCTTAGCATTGTACGTCAATGTCAATTGCTTGAAGTATCCCGTAGCAGTCATTATCATGAGCCTAAAGGAGAGAGCAAACAAAATCTGGAGCTGATGGCTCAGATTGATCGTCTCCACCTTGAACATCCTTATTTCGGGGCTGTTCGGATGGCCAAACATTTGAGTACAGATGATCTGGTTGTCAATGTGAAGCGGATTAGGCGCCTGATGCGAAAAATGGATATTTCGGCCATATATCCGGTTCCCAATACGAGCGAGGCATATAAATACCACCAAAATGTAATCGGCAGATAA
- a CDS encoding DDE-type integrase/transposase/recombinase — translation MPITQKYPYLLKGLNIDRNNQVWSMDITYIPMAKGFMYLCAIIDWHSRYLLS, via the coding sequence TTGCCGATTACACAAAAGTATCCATACCTGCTAAAGGGGCTTAATATTGACAGGAACAACCAGGTTTGGAGCATGGATATCACTTACATTCCGATGGCGAAAGGTTTTATGTATCTGTGTGCGATTATAGACTGGCATAGCCGGTATTTGCTATCCTGA
- a CDS encoding transposase, which produces MNIETGIDGGKHINGRKRHLAVDSLGLPIAISVSAADIHDSVGGFDLLWRIEKNSSRMKLIRTDMAYRGEFSDTVEKYYKWNIEITQKPPTVKGFVPQTGRWQVERSFAWLNFFRRLDKDHERLPESSVAFIQVAFINILLK; this is translated from the coding sequence ATAAATATTGAAACAGGCATTGATGGCGGAAAGCATATTAATGGACGAAAAAGGCACCTGGCGGTGGATAGTCTGGGCTTACCAATAGCGATCAGTGTCAGTGCAGCAGATATTCATGACTCAGTAGGTGGATTTGACTTATTGTGGAGAATAGAAAAAAATAGTTCAAGAATGAAGCTTATTCGTACTGACATGGCCTACAGGGGTGAATTTAGTGACACTGTTGAAAAGTACTATAAATGGAATATAGAAATAACTCAGAAACCGCCGACAGTAAAAGGTTTTGTTCCACAAACCGGTAGGTGGCAGGTTGAACGATCATTCGCGTGGCTGAATTTTTTCAGAAGGTTAGATAAGGATCATGAAAGGCTACCTGAATCATCTGTTGCATTCATCCAGGTAGCTTTCATTAATATACTTCTAAAATGA